A window of the Hypomesus transpacificus isolate Combined female chromosome 10, fHypTra1, whole genome shotgun sequence genome harbors these coding sequences:
- the sft2d3 gene encoding vesicle transport protein SFT2C, with protein MAELNRQLQEYLAQSKGGAKTISQSSSSTSIDIDDPASVPGSWFGNWSSPFSGSTSRLNSSGQGSSTGFSWPWSTEPDPCLPGMSRSQRLVAFGTCITFSAICFGLSALYAPLLLLYARKFALLWSLGSLFALMGAGILKGPSKLIGTPTPGAAVYLCSLGGTLYAALSLHSTVLTALGAIVQIAVIAGYVVSLLPGGSAGIRFMGGMAASAIKRTVTGKTMPI; from the coding sequence ATGGCAGAATTAAATCGACAACTTCAAGAGTACTTGGCACAATCCAAAGGGGGTGCCAAGACGATATCTCAGTCCAGCTCAAGTACCTCCATAGACATAGATGACCCTGCATCAGTTCCCGGGAGCTGGTTCGGTAACTGGTCAAGTCCATTCTCTGGTTCCACCAGCAGGTTGAACTCATCGGGCCAAGGATCGAGCACCGGATTTTCCTGGCCATGGTCTACGGAGCCAGACCCATGCCTGCCCGGAATGAGTCGCTCACAACGACTGGTAGCGTTTGGGACCTGCATTACTTTCTCTGCTATTTGCTTTGGACTTTCCGCCCTTTACGCGCCGTTGTTATTATTGTATGCtcgcaaatttgcactactttGGTCTCTAGGTTCACTTTTCGCATTAATGGGAGCGGGGATACTGAAAGGACCGAGTAAGCTCATTGGAACTCCGACTCCTGGCGCAGCGGTATATTTGTGTTCGCTTGGCGGAACCCTATACGCGGCCCTGAGTCTTCACAGCACTGTGCTCACCGCACTTGGAGCTATTGTCCAGATTGCTGTCATCGCTGGGTACGTCGTTTCTTTGTTGCCTGGCGGCAGTGCTGGTATACGGTTCATGGGAGGGATGGCAGCGTCAGCAATTAAACGGACTGTCACTGGTAAAACAATGCCTATTTGA
- the si:ch1073-184j22.2 gene encoding dual specificity protein phosphatase 18: MSMSQITPTLFLSGADAPLNQALVSRKGITLIVNATLNHACPIYPGVECVRVPVSDLPSARLVDHFDRVAERIHSNRAGGTLVHCAAGMSRSPALVMAYLMRYRGTTLSQAHSWVQRSRPYVRLNAGFWDQLLQYERRLYGKNTVKVAPAMEPQSPLPPRAPLSRLAAVPRSPLLPRTPLLPRTPLLPRTPLLPQRTKKGMRRSRI, translated from the coding sequence ATGTCGATGTCACAGATCACCCCTACCCTCTTTCTGAGTGGAGCCGATGCCCCCCTCAACCAGGCACTCGTGTCTCGCAAGGGCATAACCCTCATTGTCAACGCCACCCTCAACCACGCTTGCCCCATCTACCCGGGCGTTGAATGTGTTCGCGTTCCTGTCTCCGACCTACCCAGCGCCCGCCTGGTTGACCACTTCGACCGGGTGGCAGAGCGTATCCACAGCAACCGCGCAGGGGGCACCCTCGTGCACTGCGCAGCGGGCATGAGCCGCTCTCCTGCTCTGGTCATGGCTTATTTAATGCGTTACAGGGGTACAACCCTCAGCCAGGCCCACTCCTGGGTTCAGAGGAGTAGGCCGTATGTCAGGCTCAACGCAGGCTTTTGGGACCAGCTGTTGCAGTACGAGAGGAGGCTCTATGGGAAAAACACAGTCAAAGTAGCACCTGCGATGGAACCACAGTCTCCCCTGCCACCACGGGCGCCTTTGTCACGGCTGGCTGCTGTACCCAGGTCACCACTGTTGCCTAGGACACCACTGTTGCCCAGGACACCACTGTTGCCCAGGACACCACTTTTGCCACAGAGAACAAAAAAGGGAATGAGACGCTCAAGGATTTGA
- the si:ch1073-184j22.1 gene encoding erythroferrone: MLPPSAQGRGALCGPQRLLMLPLILGLLVTVFATQSDESQGDNNTASTESPETVSSDLDIVSPRNSWMIFRRNSNKGENRKIKAPKRASKHGLPGPPGPPGPQGPPGPPAPLLPQQEELMQEFQLRLRDMAGGPCLLCDRTPRVATAFHCRLQHPLTVPRRSLLELQPFNYPSDSEQSLQRGQGFNASTGRYTAAVSGFYQLTASLLIEPNERSHARIRDSVKASICIESLCQSNVSLEAVTGVGTTGGIFSILLTGTLYLQAGEYVSIFVDNGTGSALTVRQDTLFSGILLGV; encoded by the exons ATGCTGCCTCCGTCAGCCCAGGGCAGAGGTGCCCTTTGTGGGCCACAAAGGCTGCTCATGCTGCCCCTTATTCTGGGACTGCTGGTGACTGTTTTTGCTACACAGAGTGATGAGAGCCAGGGGGACAATAACACTGCCAGTACAGAGAGCCCG GAGACAGTGTCCTCAGATCTGGACATAGTGAGTCCTCGTAACTCCTGGATGATCTTCAGACGGAACTCCAACAAAGGGGAGAACAGGAAGATCAAGGCCCCTAAGAGAGCATCAAAG CATGGTCTGCCGGGGCCTCCTGGGCCCCCTGGTCCCCAGGGCCCCCCcgggcccccggcccccctgctGCCACAACAGGAAGAGCTCATGCAGGAGTTTCAGCTGCGACTAAGAG ACATGGCAGGGGGTCCCTGTCTACTGTGTGATCGAACCCCCCGTGTGGCCACAGCCTTTCACTGCCGCCTCCAGCACCCTCTCACTGTGCCCAGGCGCAGCCTGCTGGAACTGCAGCCCTTTAACTAT ccctctgatTCTGAGCAGAGTCTTCAGAGGGGCCAGGGGTTTAACGCCAGCACCGGCCGCTACACCGCCGCCGTCTCTGGCTTCTACCAACTCACCGCCAGCCTCCTTATAG AGCCCAATGAGCGGTCACACGCCCGAATAAGAGATAGTGTGAAGGCATCCATCTGCATTGAATCCCTCTGTCAAAGCAATGT GTCTTTAGAGGCAGTCACAGGGGTGGGTACTACTGGAGGAATTTTCAGCATCTTGCTGACAGGAACCCTTTACCTACAG GCGGGGGAGTACGTGTCCATTTTTGTCGACAACGGAACCGGCTCTGCCCTCACGGTCCGCCAAGACACGCTGTTCTCTGGGATACTTCTGGGAGTTTAG
- the mfn1a gene encoding mitofusin-1, translating into MDLGEPSPLRHFVVAKRTINAVFDLLLEYVKEGSEFVEATWRSPDLEQVAVEEQCLEVQSCAKKLAVIREVLARRHMKVSFFGRTSNGKSTVINAMLRDRVLPSGIGHTTNCFLRVEGTDRDEAYLTIEGSEDRKSIKTVNQLAHALHMEAMLDSGCLVKVFWPKSRCALLRDDLVLMDSPGTDVTSEVDSWIDKFCLDADVFVLVGNAESTLMNTEKLFFHKVSERISKPNIFILHNRWDASVSEPEYIDEVRKQHTDRCVNFLSEELRVVSPEEAPGRIFFVSAKEVLSSRTHRAQGMPETGGALAEGFNERLSEFQRFERTFEEFISQSAVKTKFEQHTVRAWQIIEAVKAVMDSININSAERKIYSLEEREEQRDRLEFVRGQLNRLTENIKEGIKALTEEVAAKVAKAIAEQTSCLPSLVDEFSTDFNPTPNTLTAYKAKLIVHVEDRMNSSLGYRCSKGIIGSVQSSQKNMIESIRPLLPPVVQEQLHIHLPSRKFDLNYDLSLAALCTDFQENIEFQFSLGWTALVSRFIGPSGAKQALTGMEQRLGQQTASSSGPLSLQTQRENNPGNELVFSMATGLVSLTSRASMTVLVIGGVVWRSVGWRLIALSVSLYGLLYLYEKLTWTNASRERVLKQQFVEHATQRLKAIVPMTSRGCSQQVYQELTETFARLCQRVDVSEVELEGQIRHLSSRIQRLEKVQQRSKALRNRATDLESKLDAFSVQYLQGHGRS; encoded by the exons ATGGACCTGGGAGAACCTTCACCACTTAGGCATTTTGTGGTGGCAAAAAGGACAATCAACGCTGTGTTTGATCTGCTGCTGGAGTATGTTAAAGAAGGATCAGAGTTTGTGGAAG CGACATGGCGTAGTCCAGACCTGGAGCAGGTTGCGGTGGAGGAGCAATGCCTTGAGGTTCAGTCCTGCGCCAAAAAACTGGCCGTCATCCGTGAGGTCCTGGCTCGCAGGCACATGAAAGTGTCCTTTTTCGGCAG GACAAGCAACGGGAAGAGCACAGTTATCAACGCCATGCTGAGGGACCGGGTGCTGCCCAGTGGCATCGGCCACACCACCAACTGCTTCCTGCGGGTAGAGGGCACTGACCGAGACGAGGCCTACCTCACCATCGAGGGgtcagaggacaggaagagtatcaag ACAGTGAACCAACTGGCCCATGCCCTGCATATGGAAGCCATGCTAGACTCAGGATGTCTCGTGAAGGTGTTCTGGCCTAAGTCCAGGTGTGCCCTGCTGAGGGATGACTTAGTTCTCATGGACAG CCCGGGGACAGATGTAACTTCAGAAGTGGACAGCTGGATCGATAAGTTCTGTTTGGATGCTGATGTCTTTGTGCTGGTTGGCAATGCAGAGTCCACACTGATGAACACA GAAAAACTGTTCTTCCACAAAGTGAGCGAGCGGATATCTAAACCAAACATCTTCATTCTGCACAACCGCTGGGACGCCTCTGTGTCAGAACCTGAGTACATTGATGAA GTGCGTAAGCAGCACACGGACCGCTGTGTGAACTTCCTGTCGGAGGAGCTGAGGGTGGTCAGTCCGGAGGAGGCCCCTGGGAGGATCTTCTTTGTGTCGGCCAAAGAGGTTCTGAGCTCCAGGACGCACCGGGCCCAAGGCATGCCcgagacag GTGGTGCTCTGGCAGAAGGTTTCAACGAGAGACTCAGCGAGTTTCAGAGGTTCGAGAGGACATTTGAG GAGTTCATCTCCCAGTCTGCAGTCAAAACCAAGTTTGAGCAGCACACGGTTAGAGCCTGGCAAATCATCGAGGCGGTCAAAGCTGTCATGGACTCCATCAACATCAACTCAGCTGAAAGGAA GATCTATtctctggaagagagagaggagcagagggaccGGTTGGAGTTTGTCCGCGGCCAGCTTAACCGTCTAACCGAAAACATCAAAGAGGGGATCAAGGCTCTCACAGAAGAAGTGGCTGCCAAG GTTGCGAAAGCAATTGCAGAGCAGACCAGCTGCCTTCCCTCGCTGGTTGATGAGTTCAGCACAGATTTTAACCCAACGCCAAACACATTAACAGCCTACAAAGCA AAGCTGATTGTCCATGTGGAGGACAGGATGAACAGTTCTTTGGGCTACCGTTGTTCTAAGGGGATCATTGGCAGTGTGCAATCTTCCCAGAAAAACATGATTG AGAGTATTCGCCCATTGCTGCCCCCTGTTGTGCAGGAGCAGCTGCATATCCACTTACCTAGCCGGAAGTTTGACCTGAACTATGACCTCAGTCTAGCTGCCCTTTGCACAGACTTCCAGGAGAACATAGAGTTCCAGTTCTCTCTTGGCTGGACAGCATTGGTCAGCCGATTCATCGGTCCCTCTGGTGCCAAACAAGCCTTGACAGGCATGGAGCAGAGATTAGGCCAACAG ActgcctcctcctctggtcCACTCAGCCTTCAGACTCAGAGGGAGAATAACCCAGGAAATGAACTGGTCTTCTCCATGGCGACTGGTCTGGTGTCACTAACTTCCCGGGCCTCCATGACTGTGCTTGTCATTGGCGGAGTG GTGTGGCGTTCAGTCGGCTGGAGGCTGATCGCTCTGTCCGTGTCGCTCTACGGCCTGCTCTACCTGTATGAGAAGCTCACATGGACCAACGCCTCCAGGGAGAGAGTCCTCAAGCAGCAGTTTGTGGAGCACGCCACACAGCGGTTGAAGGCCATTGTCCCCATGACAAGCAGAGGCTGCAGCCAACAGGTTTATCA GGAGTTGACAGAGACATTTGCACGTCTGTGTCAGCGAGTTGATGTGAgtgaggtggagctggagggccaAATCCGCCACCTGAGTTCCAGGATCCAGAGACTGGAGAAGGTCCAGCAACGCTCCAAAGCTCTGAG AAACAGAGCCACAGACCTGGAGTCTAAGCTTGATGCCTTTTCTGTCCAGTATCTTCAAGGACATGGGAGGAGCTGA
- the pex5lb gene encoding PEX5-related protein — protein MSTENYLPGVMKSGKGERAVAMVLKELPGKKASSEGNPLLSVTTKLVGEQQESRPLLSPSIDDFLSESRIDGPVARLVTSNTAVLSTALDLVDLSEPGESSSGFNSRKGSSRARRSPTVPKRGSAKSSPRRRRPEDTELIQVEVDRSSPSPRTPERVSLDSVSLSSSPLDKWEEVNLQPEGSLNNGRKRRFEKRCTSQHSSSELLWSADFKTDPSTKNSFEVNSIDDIDFVSAAQDCCVGRERRLGRALLARNQSMEDEFVKAKAAVESDTEFWDKMQAEWEELARRNWLEEMDPEGQTPPTVSPVEKGYFFHTNNPYREWPNAFEEGQQKAREGDLNNAVLLLEAAILQDSQDSVSWQVLGTTQAENENEQAAIVSLQRCLELNPNNLPALMALAVSLTNTGQQKEAGEALHRWICHNPRYKHLLLGSRSPLQGSPATPRRGPHNPTLGSCQLAEVKGLFQDAALLNTDGVDPDLQTGLGVLFNLSSEFDKAVEAFNAALSVRPEDYLLWNRLGATLANGDRSEEAVEAYTRALELQPGFIRSRYNLGISCINLGAHREAASNFLTALNQQRQSHRQTHQVMSANIWAALRIAISMMDRPELYQAANIGDLDLLMRAFDMGDM, from the exons CTGGTCGGTGAGCAGCAAGAGAGCCGCCCACTGCTGAGTCCCTCCATCGATGATTTCCTGTCAGAAAGCCGCATCGACGGCCCTGTGGCCCGGCTGGTCACCTCCAACACAGCAG TTCTGTCCACAGCCTTGGACCTGGTGGACCTGAGTGAGCCTGGGGAGAGTTCCAGTGGCTTCAACAGCAGGAAGGGCAGCAGCCGGGCCCGTCGGAGCCCCACGGTCCCCAAGAGGGGCAGCGCCAAGAGCAGCCCCCGCAGGAGGAGACCCGAGGACACGGAGCTCATCCAGGTGGAGGTGGACCGCTCGTCCCCAAGCCCTCGCACCCCAGAGAGAGTGTCACTCGATTCAG TCAGTCTCTCCAGTTCCCCATTGGACAAATGGGAGGAAGTAAACCTCCAACCGGAAGGCTCCCTGAACAATGGCAGGAAGAGAAGATTCGAGAAGAGGTGCACATCACAACACTCCTCCAGCGAACTATTGTG GTCTGCAGATTTCAAAACAGATCCATCCACCAAGAACTCGTTCGAGGTCAACAGCATAGATGATATTGATTTTGTATCAGCAGCACAG GACTGCTGCGTGGGCAGAGAGAGGCGTCTAGGCCGTGCCCTCCTGGCCAGAAATCAGTCTATGGAGGATGAGTTTGTGAAGGCAAAGGCTGCCGTAGAG TCTGAcacagaattttgggacaagaTGCAGGCAGAGTGGGAGGAGTTAGCTCGGAGGAACTGGCTGGAGGAGATGGACCCTGAAGGCCAAACACCCCCCACAGTCTCTCCAGTAGAGAAG GGTTACTTCTTTCACACCAATAACCCATATCGAGAGTGGCCCAATGCTTTTGAAGAGGGCCAGCAGAAGGCCAGAGAGGGTGACCTGAACAATGCTGTCCTTCTGCTTGAGGCGGCCATCTTACAAGATTCTCAGGATTCAGTG TCCTGGCAGGTTCTTGGCACTACACAGGCTGAGAATGAAAATGAACAAGCAGCTATTGTGTCACTTCAGAG GTGTCTGGAGCTCAACCCCAACAACCTGCCAGCGCTCATGGCCCTGGCTGTGAGTCTAACCAACACAGGCCAGCAGAAGGAGGCTGGTGAGGCTCTGCACCGCTGGATCTGCCACAACCCCCGCTACAAGCACCTTCTCCTGGGGAGCAGGAGCCCACTGCAGGGGTCTCCAGCCACACCGCGCAGGGGTCCCCACAACCCCACTCTGGGCAG CTGCCAGCTGGCAGAGGTGAAAGGATTGTTCCAGGACGCGGCTCTGCTGAACACAGATGGAGTGGACCCGGACCTCCAGACAGGCCTTGGGGTCCTTTTTAACCTCAGCTCAGAGTTTGACAAGGCTGTGGAGGCATTTAACGCTGCACTATCTGTCAGACCAGag GACTACTTGCTGTGGAACCGTCTGGGGGCCACACTGGCCAATGGGGACCGAAGTGAGGAGGCAGTGGAGGCCTACACCCGGGCGCTGGAGCTCCAGCCAGGGTTCATCAGGTCCCGCTACAACCTGGGGATCAGCTGTATCAACCTTGGGGCCCACAG AGAAGCAGCCAGTAACTTCCTGACGGCACTGAACCAGCAGAGACAAAGTCACCGCCAGACTCACCAGGTTATGTCAGCCAACATCTGGGCCGCCCTGAGAATCGCCATCTCCATGATGGACCGGCCAGAGCTCTACCAGGCTGCCAACATCGGAGACCTGGACCTTTTAATGAGGGCATTCGACATGGGGGATATGTGA